One segment of Anatilimnocola aggregata DNA contains the following:
- a CDS encoding SDR family NAD(P)-dependent oxidoreductase, whose protein sequence is MARRKLTGLHILLTGASSGIGRELAIQLIEQGADIIAVARRADRLQQLADTIQRPEQFTYLVADVTNPADRQRAIAECQQRWGGLDVLINNAGSGAIGPFSTADEARLRRVMEVNFFAPVELTRLALPLLRRGTQPIIVNVSSVLAHRGVPQKTEYCASKFALHGFSDALRAELAKDKIDVLLVSPSTTATEFFDKVEGDLQKPHGRFGARSAAYVASAAIRALRAGRHEVILSTGGRLLVWLDRLCPPLADRLVAWWG, encoded by the coding sequence ATGGCGAGGCGCAAGCTGACGGGCCTGCATATTTTGCTAACCGGTGCCTCTAGTGGCATCGGCCGCGAGTTGGCGATTCAACTTATCGAACAGGGTGCCGATATAATTGCGGTTGCGCGCCGCGCCGATCGCTTGCAACAATTGGCAGACACCATTCAGCGGCCCGAGCAGTTTACTTATCTCGTTGCTGATGTAACGAACCCTGCTGATCGCCAGCGTGCAATTGCCGAATGCCAGCAGCGCTGGGGCGGGCTCGATGTGCTAATTAATAATGCCGGCAGCGGAGCCATCGGTCCCTTTTCAACTGCCGACGAAGCTCGCCTGCGTCGCGTGATGGAAGTGAACTTTTTCGCTCCGGTCGAACTCACCCGGCTCGCACTGCCGCTGCTGCGCCGCGGTACGCAGCCCATCATTGTGAACGTCAGCTCCGTACTCGCACATCGTGGCGTACCGCAAAAAACGGAGTACTGTGCGAGCAAGTTTGCTTTGCACGGCTTCAGCGATGCCCTCCGCGCTGAACTGGCGAAAGATAAGATCGACGTGCTGCTCGTTAGTCCGAGCACTACTGCGACCGAGTTCTTCGACAAGGTCGAAGGAGACTTACAGAAGCCACATGGTCGCTTTGGTGCACGTTCGGCGGCCTATGTTGCCAGTGCAGCGATTCGCGCCTTGCGCGCAGGACGGCACGAAGTGATTCTGTCGACTGGCGGCCGTCTACTTGTTTGGCTCGATCGCCTTTGCCCGCCATTGGCCGACCGGCTGGTCGCCTGGTGGGGCTGA
- a CDS encoding type II and III secretion system protein family protein, translating into MLGSSRKRRARSARRWQRWLAASLCTASFLTGHVLFGQQPGTLAQRSTKPLQRVAIEAAPSELPPGESQPGLPPILAGSNVPRPVRPAQTPALLPPVPRQTPATNTLAPIVAAPATTAAPLAFPAGAPSSASPWMQDIRQLVETTPGVKRPTPTPSNAAATSPTTNNPAPILSASELPRPGSQIKPASGIDGAEQARTAQFDRAPVEPIQSAASPFAPAPLPQSQLAIPQLSIPQPPPLEPVSRQPLALQPEAPINAAPIQNTTANLAPSQRFPLAPTNDAARPFNQPTFNQPADSQTIELPVPRAPQPVNFAQPAPVPPAPRPLNLAPMADPVAPQEDAMRRANSPFEVIDETGAVQVMVRRSKLLRTKVDIYRTAVVDDSICDIVQFTPREVSLIGKSQGSTHITFWFDDPAMQPVTYLIKVVPDVAQVKQTEDTYKMLQDVINEMFPDSKIQLLLVADKLIIRGQAKDSEEAAQIVALVRSQSSGGGNGAGFGGGFGGGLSEGAAAQVLSDSATGSSQRSRLQVINMLRVPGVQQVALRVKIAEMNRSAARGIGVGVRGNINFTDNPDGSQLFLQSMLNVVGGAGPALLTQLDGDDIQIGVRYLQSRGVLRLLSEPTLVTMSGTPATFIAGGEFAVPTLVGSAGLNAVTTDFRAFGAIISFMPTVVDKDRIRLQVSPEFSQINSQLTVNNTPGLKVRAATTTVEMREGQTLAIAGLLEDNMTGNTVGDLPFLAKIFGNRDIARNETELLILVTPELVQAMEPEEVPPLPGFDITEPTSAQFFLHGDLEGNPTQDYRSTVWPRLKKRYGAGGPAMTSGPFGHGQ; encoded by the coding sequence ATGCTTGGATCGTCACGTAAACGTCGTGCGCGGAGCGCTCGTCGGTGGCAACGCTGGCTGGCGGCTTCGCTCTGCACGGCCAGCTTCCTGACCGGACACGTGCTGTTCGGACAGCAGCCGGGCACCTTAGCGCAGCGCAGCACCAAACCGCTGCAGCGTGTGGCCATCGAAGCCGCGCCCAGCGAACTCCCACCAGGCGAGAGCCAACCGGGATTGCCGCCGATTCTCGCCGGCTCGAACGTGCCGCGACCGGTGCGCCCCGCTCAAACGCCCGCGCTGTTGCCGCCGGTACCCCGGCAGACGCCGGCCACGAACACCTTAGCGCCCATCGTGGCAGCACCTGCAACGACGGCAGCGCCCCTCGCGTTTCCCGCCGGTGCGCCCAGTTCGGCCAGTCCTTGGATGCAAGACATCCGCCAACTGGTCGAGACCACGCCCGGCGTGAAGAGGCCAACACCAACGCCGAGCAATGCGGCTGCGACCAGTCCCACAACCAACAACCCAGCGCCGATTCTCTCGGCCAGTGAGTTGCCCCGACCCGGCAGCCAGATCAAGCCGGCCAGTGGCATCGACGGCGCCGAACAAGCGCGGACCGCTCAGTTCGATCGCGCTCCGGTCGAGCCAATCCAGTCCGCTGCTTCGCCCTTCGCACCAGCGCCGCTGCCCCAATCGCAGTTAGCGATTCCGCAGCTGTCGATTCCGCAGCCACCGCCGCTCGAGCCCGTCTCGCGCCAACCGCTGGCACTGCAGCCCGAAGCGCCGATCAACGCAGCGCCTATTCAAAATACCACGGCCAACCTGGCACCGAGCCAGCGCTTCCCGCTGGCTCCGACCAACGACGCGGCCCGGCCCTTCAACCAGCCAACGTTCAACCAACCGGCCGATTCGCAGACCATCGAGTTGCCTGTGCCGCGGGCTCCGCAGCCTGTGAACTTCGCTCAGCCCGCGCCGGTGCCACCCGCACCCCGGCCACTCAACCTGGCCCCGATGGCTGACCCCGTCGCGCCCCAGGAAGATGCGATGCGGCGCGCCAACAGCCCGTTCGAAGTCATTGATGAAACCGGTGCCGTTCAGGTCATGGTCCGCCGCAGCAAACTCCTTCGCACCAAGGTCGACATCTACCGCACGGCAGTCGTCGACGACTCGATCTGCGACATCGTCCAGTTCACACCTCGCGAAGTCTCGCTGATCGGCAAGAGCCAGGGCTCGACCCACATCACCTTCTGGTTCGACGACCCGGCCATGCAGCCCGTGACGTACCTGATTAAGGTCGTGCCCGACGTGGCGCAAGTGAAACAGACCGAAGACACCTACAAGATGCTGCAGGACGTCATCAACGAGATGTTCCCCGACAGCAAGATTCAACTCCTGCTCGTCGCCGACAAGCTGATCATTCGCGGCCAGGCCAAAGACAGCGAAGAGGCGGCTCAAATCGTCGCCCTCGTTCGCAGCCAGTCGAGCGGCGGCGGCAATGGTGCGGGCTTTGGCGGCGGCTTCGGTGGCGGTCTGAGCGAAGGGGCAGCTGCCCAAGTCCTCAGCGATAGTGCTACCGGCAGTTCGCAGCGCTCGCGGTTGCAAGTCATCAACATGCTCCGCGTCCCTGGCGTGCAGCAGGTGGCCCTGCGGGTGAAGATCGCCGAAATGAACCGTTCCGCGGCCCGCGGCATCGGCGTCGGCGTGCGAGGGAACATCAACTTCACCGACAATCCCGATGGGAGCCAACTCTTTCTGCAGTCGATGCTCAACGTCGTCGGCGGAGCGGGACCAGCGCTGCTCACACAACTCGACGGCGACGACATTCAAATCGGCGTTCGCTACCTGCAATCGCGGGGCGTGCTCCGCCTGCTCAGCGAACCAACGCTCGTCACGATGAGTGGTACACCCGCCACCTTCATCGCCGGTGGTGAGTTCGCTGTGCCGACCCTCGTCGGTTCGGCCGGCCTCAACGCGGTGACGACCGACTTCCGCGCCTTCGGTGCGATCATCAGCTTCATGCCGACGGTGGTCGATAAGGACCGCATTCGCTTGCAAGTCTCGCCCGAGTTCAGCCAGATCAACAGCCAGTTGACCGTGAACAACACGCCGGGGCTTAAGGTGCGAGCCGCGACCACGACCGTCGAAATGCGGGAAGGTCAGACGCTGGCCATCGCCGGCTTGCTCGAAGACAACATGACCGGCAACACGGTCGGCGATCTTCCCTTCCTGGCGAAGATCTTCGGCAATCGCGACATCGCCCGCAACGAAACGGAACTGCTGATCCTCGTCACACCCGAACTGGTGCAGGCGATGGAACCCGAAGAAGTGCCGCCACTGCCTGGCTTCGATATCACCGAGCCCACCAGTGCCCAGTTCTTCCTGCATGGCGACCTGGAAGGTAATCCGACCCAGGATTATCGCAGCACCGTCTGGCCACGCCTGAAGAAACGCTACGGTGCCGGCGGACCCGCCATGACCAGCGGACCGTTCGGACATGGGCAATAA
- a CDS encoding YqjF family protein, producing MSQPVENDCLTPVRITRIAPSKRVFLTARWQALAMINFAVDPTLLQPLVPQGTELDFFGGVAYVSVVGFLFRQTKLLGCTVPWHVNFEEVNLRFYVKRSVGHELRRGVCFVRELVPRRSIATVARWCYNEPYVSLAMRSEVDLPAITADDATSSQHSVSYGWKSSAGWLGLQVKTQGPKQLPAAGTLEEFIAEHYWGYCRQRDGGTVEYEVEHPSWNVWQAEQLPWLGDVPHFYGHPWTEALRSPASSAFLAEGSAVKVYQPLRIA from the coding sequence ATCACCCGCATTGCGCCCAGCAAGCGAGTGTTTCTCACTGCTCGTTGGCAGGCTTTGGCGATGATCAACTTCGCCGTCGATCCCACCTTGCTTCAGCCACTGGTGCCCCAAGGAACCGAGCTCGACTTCTTTGGCGGCGTGGCTTATGTCAGCGTGGTTGGATTTCTCTTTCGCCAGACGAAGTTATTGGGCTGCACGGTGCCGTGGCATGTCAATTTTGAAGAGGTGAACCTGCGGTTCTATGTAAAACGCTCGGTTGGCCACGAACTGCGACGAGGTGTCTGCTTTGTCCGCGAACTTGTGCCCCGCCGCTCGATCGCAACAGTTGCTCGCTGGTGTTACAACGAGCCGTACGTCTCGCTTGCCATGCGGAGCGAAGTTGACTTGCCTGCGATCACAGCCGATGACGCGACAAGTTCCCAGCACAGCGTCAGTTACGGTTGGAAATCATCGGCCGGTTGGCTGGGGCTTCAGGTGAAAACACAGGGGCCGAAGCAACTTCCGGCCGCTGGTACGTTGGAAGAGTTCATTGCCGAACATTATTGGGGCTACTGTCGACAGCGCGACGGTGGAACCGTGGAGTACGAAGTGGAACATCCTTCATGGAATGTTTGGCAAGCAGAACAGCTTCCCTGGCTCGGTGATGTGCCACACTTTTATGGCCATCCTTGGACTGAGGCTCTCCGCAGCCCTGCCAGCAGTGCCTTCCTCGCTGAAGGGTCCGCAGTGAAGGTCTATCAGCCATTGCGAATTGCCTAG